In a single window of the Deltaproteobacteria bacterium genome:
- a CDS encoding acyltransferase, with protein MSANHEDAFFGLPEVWPRPAPPPGFDRIGEGVRIAGTVTLYRRGGDRRRGITLGDGVVLFGQVRLVVGDLALNHQADLVLGDRVWVNTGAYLSGEGGLLIEDGVLIGPGARILSAGHGIDGPPENIIDHALTYGAIRICRGAWIGAGASVLEGVTIGKGAVVGAGAVVTRDIPPFAIATGNPARFLRWRKGFETRDSAGAAGRLRKWLRYVMRRF; from the coding sequence ATGTCCGCAAATCACGAAGACGCCTTTTTCGGTCTTCCGGAGGTCTGGCCCCGGCCTGCTCCGCCCCCCGGCTTTGACCGGATCGGCGAAGGTGTGCGTATTGCGGGCACGGTCACGCTCTATCGCCGCGGGGGGGACCGGCGCCGCGGCATAACCCTGGGAGACGGCGTGGTCCTTTTTGGCCAGGTACGCCTGGTTGTAGGTGACCTTGCATTGAACCATCAGGCCGATCTGGTCCTGGGAGACCGGGTGTGGGTGAATACGGGTGCCTATCTCTCGGGTGAAGGGGGCCTTTTAATCGAGGACGGAGTGCTTATAGGCCCCGGGGCCAGGATACTCAGCGCAGGGCACGGTATTGACGGGCCCCCTGAGAATATTATAGACCATGCACTTACTTACGGAGCGATCCGTATCTGCCGGGGTGCATGGATCGGGGCGGGGGCCAGCGTGCTTGAGGGCGTGACTATCGGCAAGGGGGCGGTCGTGGGTGCCGGTGCCGTGGTGACCCGTGACATTCCACCCTTTGCCATAGCAACCGGGAACCCGGCTCGATTTCTTCGTTGGCGCAAGGGCTTTGAGACCCGCGATTCAGCCGGGGCGGCCGGAAGGTTACGCAAGTGGCTGCGGTATGTCATGCGCCGCTTTTAG